From a single Okeanomitos corallinicola TIOX110 genomic region:
- a CDS encoding glutathione S-transferase, producing the protein MLLLQFSTSHYCRKARLALGYKRINYKVENLTPGLHILKVKPLTGLTTLPVLLPQIAGQPAVIGDSSRIIQFLESYQPAPSLFFTNQPQQTEALMLEDWLDESIGTATRFVYYHFRAGEGKAIDPSLSSQMVIGIVRKQYGINDATVELATNRLETALAELSNRWQKSKYLVGESFSVVDITAAALLSPLALIPKYRQECPWLFERIGQIHQLCSEPLPPGL; encoded by the coding sequence ATGTTGCTACTACAATTTAGTACATCTCATTATTGTCGCAAAGCTCGACTGGCACTTGGTTATAAGCGAATTAATTACAAGGTAGAAAATCTCACTCCGGGTTTACATATTCTGAAAGTAAAGCCATTAACTGGGTTAACTACTCTACCTGTTTTATTACCACAAATTGCCGGACAACCAGCGGTAATTGGTGACTCTAGCAGAATCATCCAATTTTTAGAATCTTATCAACCAGCACCTTCATTATTTTTCACTAACCAACCACAACAAACTGAAGCGTTAATGTTAGAAGACTGGTTAGATGAAAGTATTGGTACAGCCACAAGGTTTGTTTACTATCATTTTCGGGCTGGGGAAGGTAAAGCAATTGATCCATCATTATCTAGTCAGATGGTAATTGGGATAGTCAGGAAACAATACGGGATTAATGATGCTACTGTAGAATTAGCTACGAATAGGTTAGAAACTGCCCTGGCAGAATTATCTAATCGTTGGCAAAAAAGTAAATATCTGGTGGGTGAAAGTTTTAGTGTGGTAGATATTACTGCGGCGGCTTTACTAAGTCCTTTAGCACTTATCCCTAAGTATCGTCAGGAATGTCCTTGGTTATTTGAGCGGATTGGACAGATTCATCAATTGTGTAGTGAGCCATTACCACCGGGACTCTAA
- a CDS encoding penicillin-binding protein 2 has protein sequence MQKSPSRTKFRNWRNLEFNRQRKFSKSAVPKSGNPKNQTQASSLKSRLLIVWAILFAAGLGLAFNLYRLQIMEGEKLTKRARSQQMVNLRPFMPRRPVVDRNQTILALDRPVYTLYAHPKLFNQSKEEVAQKLAPILNRDVNKLIKIFESKPSGIVVANGIGENIADRLISFRLNGLEFIQKYSRLYPQDDLVANVVGYVNLDRRGQAGVEYSQEKLLERSTQTISLSRAGNGALMPDHAPEGFLHFDDLKLQITIDSRLQRSIRTVLKDQVNRFQAKRGAVIVMDATDGSLLAMVSYPTYNANEYSKADIALFRNWTVADLYEPGSTFKPLNVAIALENGVIKPDDIFDDPGTIKVADRTIKNAEINSFRRINIAQILQQSSNVGMVKIIQRMKPTLYYNWLEKLGLGQKVDTDLPFEVRGRLKSQEKFLGSTIEPATASFGQGFSLTPLQLVQLHGALANGGKLVTPHVVKGLIDSQDKIHYSPSLPAPRQIFSSTTTQKVIDMMETVVSKGSGKASQIKGYSIAGKTGTAQKASPNGGYIPGARITSFVGIVPAEAPRYVVLAIVDEPKGANAYGGTVAAPIVKSVMEVLIPLEKIPPNQKVTGKK, from the coding sequence ATGCAAAAATCACCAAGTAGAACAAAATTCAGGAATTGGCGAAATTTAGAATTTAACAGGCAGCGGAAGTTTTCTAAATCAGCTGTACCCAAGAGTGGTAATCCTAAAAATCAGACTCAAGCATCCAGTCTGAAATCTCGACTGTTAATAGTTTGGGCTATCCTATTTGCGGCGGGACTGGGTTTAGCCTTTAATTTGTATCGGTTGCAAATAATGGAGGGGGAAAAACTGACTAAAAGGGCAAGAAGCCAGCAAATGGTGAATTTACGTCCTTTCATGCCTCGTCGTCCTGTAGTTGATCGCAATCAAACTATTTTGGCACTTGACAGACCTGTATATACTTTGTATGCCCATCCTAAGTTATTTAATCAGTCTAAGGAAGAAGTAGCCCAAAAACTTGCACCTATTTTAAATAGAGATGTTAATAAGTTAATCAAAATATTTGAAAGTAAACCTAGTGGGATTGTTGTTGCCAATGGTATTGGTGAAAATATAGCGGATCGTTTGATTTCATTCAGGTTAAATGGTTTAGAATTCATCCAAAAATATTCCCGTTTATACCCACAGGATGATTTGGTAGCTAATGTGGTCGGCTATGTTAACCTTGATCGTCGTGGTCAGGCTGGGGTGGAATATAGTCAAGAAAAACTTTTAGAACGCTCTACACAAACTATCAGTTTAAGTCGGGCTGGTAATGGTGCCTTGATGCCAGATCACGCACCAGAGGGTTTTTTGCATTTTGATGATTTAAAATTACAAATTACTATTGATAGCCGTTTGCAAAGGTCTATCAGAACTGTTCTCAAAGATCAGGTAAATAGGTTTCAGGCTAAACGTGGGGCTGTAATTGTCATGGATGCCACGGATGGTTCATTATTAGCTATGGTTTCTTATCCTACCTACAACGCCAATGAGTATTCAAAAGCTGATATTGCACTATTTAGAAATTGGACAGTGGCAGATTTGTATGAACCAGGTTCAACTTTTAAACCTTTGAATGTGGCGATCGCTCTAGAAAATGGTGTCATCAAACCAGATGATATTTTTGATGATCCAGGCACAATTAAAGTGGCTGACCGCACTATCAAAAATGCAGAAATAAATAGTTTTAGAAGAATTAATATTGCCCAAATATTACAACAATCTAGCAACGTTGGCATGGTAAAAATTATCCAACGCATGAAGCCGACACTCTACTATAACTGGTTAGAAAAATTAGGATTAGGTCAAAAAGTTGATACAGATTTACCTTTTGAAGTGCGCGGCCGTCTGAAAAGTCAAGAAAAATTTCTAGGCTCAACTATAGAACCTGCAACGGCTTCCTTTGGTCAAGGTTTTTCCCTGACACCATTACAACTTGTACAATTACATGGTGCTTTAGCTAATGGTGGTAAGTTGGTAACTCCTCATGTGGTTAAGGGTTTAATAGATAGCCAAGATAAAATTCACTATTCGCCAAGTCTCCCCGCACCACGGCAGATTTTTTCTAGTACCACTACCCAAAAGGTAATAGATATGATGGAAACTGTGGTTTCTAAAGGTAGTGGTAAAGCATCACAAATTAAAGGATATAGTATTGCAGGTAAAACGGGTACGGCACAAAAAGCTAGTCCCAATGGTGGATATATTCCCGGTGCAAGAATTACCAGTTTTGTGGGAATTGTTCCCGCAGAAGCTCCCCGTTATGTGGTTTTGGCAATAGTAGATGAACCAAAGGGAGCAAATGCTTACGGTGGAACTGTTGCTGCACCTATTGTCAAGTCGGTGATGGAAGTGCTGATTCCCTTGGAAAAGATTCCACCTAATCAGAAGGTGACAGGTAAGAAGTGA
- a CDS encoding glutamate--cysteine ligase produces the protein MFFFGIEHEVAFLNLDGKFADFSCTKFTDFQKIVDKLPLYPDDYPQLRVGDANIRQKRWYIEGFERFANSEEVIDCIGKGIEIRTTINSSIQGAIDELNTSFNLLRQVAAEFGFLPVLVSFNPYTSVFAPNPPLNDFEIKQLQAYPDEQTAHIYMVSYGPDLNISVADLPMEKVIDIGKKFTYYSPYIIPFTYSSPFFNGSLWEGLSVRTFIRTGKRPATLVFVEKQEQLIESVPSLTKVARIPAEVGRIEFKSCDSCDDFSIYAGLLALLKGLALDQTLEGRGITPDPNLHQISAKFGLDNEAIFDHATKILSAAENALKNDPDIKFLTPLKDILVTKKTKSHQLIDHFKNVNSIEETLKQTYI, from the coding sequence ATGTTTTTTTTTGGTATTGAACATGAAGTTGCTTTCCTTAACCTAGATGGAAAGTTTGCTGATTTCTCTTGTACAAAGTTTACGGATTTTCAAAAAATAGTTGATAAGTTACCTCTCTATCCTGATGATTACCCACAATTAAGAGTAGGTGATGCCAATATTAGACAAAAGCGATGGTATATTGAAGGCTTTGAAAGATTTGCAAATTCAGAAGAAGTAATTGATTGTATAGGCAAAGGCATCGAAATTAGAACTACTATAAATTCTAGTATACAAGGTGCAATTGATGAACTAAACACAAGTTTTAATTTATTGCGTCAAGTTGCGGCTGAATTTGGATTTTTACCTGTTTTAGTTAGTTTTAATCCCTACACCAGTGTGTTTGCACCAAACCCACCATTAAATGATTTTGAAATTAAACAATTACAAGCTTATCCAGATGAACAAACTGCTCATATTTACATGGTGTCCTATGGACCAGATTTGAATATTTCTGTAGCAGATTTACCAATGGAAAAAGTAATTGATATTGGTAAAAAGTTCACCTATTACAGTCCTTATATTATACCTTTTACTTATAGTTCGCCATTTTTCAATGGTAGTTTGTGGGAGGGTTTATCAGTGAGGACATTTATCAGAACTGGTAAAAGACCAGCAACTTTGGTATTTGTAGAAAAACAAGAACAGTTAATTGAAAGCGTACCATCATTAACAAAAGTTGCCCGTATTCCCGCAGAAGTTGGACGGATTGAGTTTAAATCCTGTGATAGTTGTGATGATTTTTCAATTTATGCCGGGTTATTAGCATTATTAAAAGGTCTAGCTTTAGATCAAACCTTGGAAGGTAGAGGAATTACACCTGATCCAAATTTACACCAAATTTCAGCCAAATTTGGACTTGATAATGAAGCAATTTTTGATCATGCCACCAAAATCTTATCTGCTGCTGAAAATGCTCTCAAAAATGATCCAGATATTAAATTTTTAACGCCGTTAAAAGATATTTTAGTGACCAAAAAAACCAAATCTCATCAATTAATTGACCATTTTAAAAATGTCAATTCAATTGAAGAAACACTCAAACAAACTTACATTTAG
- a CDS encoding Mo-dependent nitrogenase C-terminal domain-containing protein, which yields MTNAIPTPYNSEQIAVWLRGLLTIAWADGNFDDHEKEIINSITKDELAPCIDWQTLETITPEELAVGLGKGTPTAENFLRTAVMVAIADGIYSLSEEEILQQFCQALELDSTALETLRHTLEDRENAETFTTQPPDLLHPMRDWLDGLEIHDPRVARFLCKMIPSQCPFERDVTLFGRKIVHIPPMCKINPLYEQLVGLRFRALSYLADDCQEDVTPYI from the coding sequence ATGACAAATGCTATTCCAACTCCTTACAATAGCGAACAAATTGCCGTTTGGTTGCGTGGACTACTAACTATTGCTTGGGCAGATGGTAACTTTGATGATCACGAAAAAGAGATAATTAATAGCATTACTAAGGATGAATTAGCTCCTTGTATTGATTGGCAGACATTAGAGACAATTACCCCAGAGGAATTAGCGGTTGGACTGGGTAAGGGTACACCAACAGCGGAGAATTTTTTGCGGACAGCGGTGATGGTAGCGATCGCCGATGGTATCTATTCTCTCAGCGAAGAAGAAATTTTACAACAGTTTTGTCAAGCATTAGAACTGGATAGTACAGCTTTAGAAACTTTACGTCACACCCTAGAAGATAGGGAAAACGCAGAAACATTCACTACACAACCACCGGATTTACTCCACCCCATGCGGGACTGGTTAGATGGGTTAGAAATTCATGACCCCAGAGTAGCCAGATTTTTATGTAAAATGATTCCTTCCCAGTGTCCTTTTGAAAGAGATGTCACCCTGTTTGGGCGTAAAATTGTCCATATCCCTCCAATGTGCAAAATTAACCCACTTTATGAACAATTGGTAGGTTTGCGTTTTCGTGCGCTCTCCTATCTTGCTGATGACTGTCAGGAGGATGTTACACCGTATATTTAG
- a CDS encoding four helix bundle protein, whose product MGGGRFQELRVYQLSEKLADDIWKIVHEWESLPQNTLGKQIIRSADSIGANIAEGVGRGSYQENRRFIRIARGSLYETQHWLRRAYNRNLLTDEQVKILKVIINDLAPQLNAYLNSIGKPPNNNDQ is encoded by the coding sequence ATGGGGGGCGGGAGGTTTCAGGAATTACGGGTATATCAACTTTCAGAAAAATTAGCTGATGACATTTGGAAAATAGTTCATGAATGGGAGTCATTACCGCAAAATACATTAGGTAAACAGATCATCCGTTCAGCCGATAGTATTGGTGCAAATATAGCAGAAGGTGTAGGAAGAGGAAGCTATCAAGAAAATCGGCGATTTATTAGAATAGCACGAGGTTCTTTGTATGAGACTCAACACTGGCTAAGAAGAGCGTATAACCGTAATTTATTAACAGATGAACAGGTCAAGATACTAAAAGTTATCATAAATGACTTAGCACCTCAATTAAACGCCTATCTCAACTCAATAGGTAAACCTCCAAATAATAATGACCAATAA
- the obgE gene encoding GTPase ObgE, whose product MQFIDQAIVEVEAGKGGDGIVAFRREKYVPAGGPSGGNGGKGGSVIFVTDTNLQTLLDFRYKHIFKAENGERGGPNNCTGANGKDLIVEVPCGTTVYDGETDALLCDLIEPGQIFRVAEGGKGGLGNQHFLSNRNRAPEYALPGLEGERKVIRLELKLLAEVGIIGLPNAGKSTLISSLSAARPKIADYPFTTLIPNLGVVKKPSGDGTVFADIPGLIEGASHGTGLGHDFLRHIERTRVLLHLIDATSEDVIADYHTIQSELKAYGRGLEKRPQILALNKIDAVDKETVDLDALALELNHLSFAPVFIISAVTRAGLDGMLQEIWRVVDEVNALEAAEVGV is encoded by the coding sequence ATGCAATTCATAGATCAAGCAATAGTTGAAGTAGAAGCAGGTAAAGGTGGTGATGGTATCGTCGCTTTCCGCAGAGAAAAATATGTCCCCGCTGGTGGTCCTTCTGGTGGTAATGGTGGAAAAGGTGGTTCAGTGATTTTTGTGACTGATACTAACTTACAAACCTTATTAGATTTCCGCTATAAACATATATTTAAAGCGGAAAATGGTGAACGTGGTGGACCAAATAATTGTACAGGTGCAAATGGTAAAGATTTAATTGTCGAAGTTCCCTGTGGTACTACCGTTTATGATGGGGAAACGGACGCTTTGTTATGTGATTTAATTGAACCTGGACAAATTTTTAGAGTCGCTGAAGGTGGTAAAGGTGGACTGGGAAATCAACATTTTTTAAGTAACCGTAACCGCGCCCCAGAATATGCACTACCAGGTTTAGAAGGTGAACGAAAGGTTATCCGTTTAGAGTTAAAACTGTTAGCAGAAGTGGGAATTATTGGTTTACCAAATGCTGGGAAATCAACTTTGATTTCTTCTTTATCTGCTGCACGTCCGAAAATTGCTGATTATCCTTTTACCACTTTAATTCCTAATTTGGGAGTTGTGAAAAAACCCAGTGGTGATGGAACTGTATTTGCGGATATTCCTGGTTTAATTGAAGGTGCTTCTCATGGTACTGGTTTAGGTCATGATTTTTTACGTCACATTGAAAGAACTAGGGTTTTGTTACATTTAATAGACGCTACCAGTGAAGATGTAATTGCTGATTATCATACTATTCAATCAGAATTGAAAGCCTATGGACGTGGTTTAGAAAAACGTCCGCAAATTTTGGCGTTAAATAAAATTGATGCTGTGGATAAAGAAACTGTTGATTTAGATGCTTTAGCATTAGAATTAAATCATCTTTCTTTTGCTCCTGTTTTCATTATTTCGGCTGTAACTCGCGCTGGTTTGGATGGGATGTTACAGGAAATTTGGCGAGTGGTTGATGAAGTAAATGCGTTGGAAGCAGCGGAGGTTGGGGTGTAG
- a CDS encoding Na(+)/H(+) antiporter subunit B, with the protein MKLIYIVAGIALFIKILIMPEATSNLSDISILKKVIENGIPEELKELAFLDISIAEIVSTESGVPNAVSGIIFRNRLYDTIMEVVVFSVAIMGCNYLLSNENPSCTIYQFKDEPSIVLARLGATIAALVGIELAIRGHLSPGGGFAAGVAAGTAIGLIAITSSYHWMQDIYQRWNAAIWEKVSVLIFIVLAVLTLIGIELPHGELGTLLSGGILPILNILVAIKVALGSWAVLLMFIHYRGLL; encoded by the coding sequence ATGAAATTGATTTACATTGTAGCAGGGATCGCCCTATTTATCAAAATTCTCATCATGCCAGAAGCAACATCTAATTTATCAGATATTTCCATCCTGAAAAAAGTGATTGAAAATGGCATTCCCGAAGAATTAAAAGAACTAGCTTTTTTAGATATTTCTATTGCAGAAATAGTATCAACAGAAAGTGGTGTTCCTAACGCGGTATCAGGGATTATATTTAGAAATAGACTTTATGACACCATTATGGAGGTAGTTGTATTTAGTGTTGCCATTATGGGATGTAATTATTTACTTTCTAATGAAAATCCATCCTGCACTATTTATCAATTTAAAGATGAACCATCTATTGTTTTAGCTCGTTTGGGAGCGACAATTGCAGCGTTAGTAGGGATAGAATTAGCAATTAGAGGACATTTAAGCCCAGGAGGTGGTTTTGCGGCTGGTGTAGCTGCTGGAACAGCCATCGGGTTAATAGCAATTACCTCTTCTTATCATTGGATGCAGGATATTTATCAACGTTGGAATGCGGCAATTTGGGAAAAGGTTTCTGTGCTAATTTTTATTGTTTTAGCAGTGTTAACTTTAATTGGAATAGAGTTACCACATGGGGAGTTAGGAACATTATTGAGTGGGGGGATTTTACCGATTTTAAATATTCTTGTTGCTATTAAAGTAGCATTAGGTTCTTGGGCAGTTTTGTTGATGTTTATTCATTATCGGGGTTTGTTATGA
- a CDS encoding DUF4040 domain-containing protein: MNDSYLYIIIAMLPLTAVMLVTQVNPYHALVIRGVLGAIAAMVDAILGAADVALTEALMGTMLSITLYAVAVRSSLVLRLGVIENYEILENQDSNFQEVIADFRRIFKQHYMRVELVPYATPQCLQKALVDKEVHATCSPLLESNSLAKTYQTEIRIQRIYNIIENEIHAEKTTLNYVKILDN, from the coding sequence ATGAATGATTCCTATCTTTATATAATTATTGCCATGCTACCGTTAACTGCGGTAATGTTAGTCACTCAAGTTAACCCCTATCATGCTTTAGTAATTAGGGGGGTTTTGGGGGCAATCGCAGCAATGGTAGATGCAATTTTAGGTGCAGCAGATGTAGCATTAACAGAAGCATTAATGGGAACAATGCTATCAATTACCCTCTATGCTGTAGCTGTGCGTTCATCCTTAGTTTTGCGTTTAGGAGTAATAGAAAATTATGAAATATTAGAAAATCAAGACAGCAATTTTCAAGAAGTGATAGCAGATTTTCGCCGCATTTTTAAACAACATTATATGCGGGTAGAACTTGTTCCTTATGCAACTCCTCAATGTTTACAAAAAGCATTAGTAGACAAAGAAGTTCACGCTACTTGTTCACCACTTTTAGAAAGTAATTCTTTAGCTAAGACATACCAAACAGAAATCAGGATTCAACGTATTTATAACATTATTGAAAATGAAATTCATGCAGAGAAAACCACTTTGAATTACGTGAAAATTTTAGATAATTAG
- a CDS encoding monovalent cation/H(+) antiporter subunit G — translation MINFLSYTCIFIGIIFWFWGTFHLVSNRSVLFKLHGLSVADTLGSMIIIVGLLLKIPSEWPLLILGIISLAIWNTMLGYVLAFCSTEEAKNE, via the coding sequence ATGATTAATTTTCTCAGTTACACCTGTATATTTATCGGCATTATTTTTTGGTTTTGGGGAACTTTTCATCTAGTTAGCAACAGATCAGTATTATTCAAATTACATGGTCTTTCTGTTGCTGATACCCTGGGTTCAATGATTATTATTGTCGGACTATTACTAAAAATTCCTAGCGAATGGCCATTACTTATTCTCGGCATTATTTCTTTAGCAATTTGGAATACTATGTTGGGTTATGTATTAGCATTCTGTTCAACTGAAGAGGCAAAAAATGAATGA
- a CDS encoding cation:proton antiporter, translating into MIGSLILRLTIWFLLTSDLSITNIIIGVIIAIVLPRGRTSKEKLKEWLRVIIKIVAAVPIAFKEALEIMLFPHHHEEIIMERVKPKRSLHLIFLDIFLITFTPKTIVLKYHEEGWYEVHEIRRRKNKNELRNSHDGNDISLTNTHL; encoded by the coding sequence ATGATTGGCAGTTTAATATTAAGACTAACAATTTGGTTTTTACTTACATCTGATTTGAGTATCACAAATATCATTATCGGTGTAATTATTGCCATAGTTTTACCTCGTGGTCGGACATCAAAAGAGAAATTAAAAGAATGGTTGAGAGTAATTATTAAAATTGTGGCGGCTGTTCCTATCGCTTTTAAAGAAGCATTGGAAATTATGCTATTTCCACATCATCATGAAGAAATAATCATGGAAAGGGTGAAACCCAAGCGATCATTACATCTAATATTCTTAGATATCTTTTTGATTACCTTTACACCAAAAACTATTGTTTTAAAATACCATGAAGAAGGGTGGTATGAAGTTCACGAAATTAGAAGGAGGAAAAACAAAAATGAACTTAGAAATAGTCATGATGGCAATGATATTAGCCTTACTAATACCCATTTATGA
- a CDS encoding cation:proton antiporter: MNNITIVWIAIPFLLGFSIFLAPKINRHLTLWGVLASAAYSIQLFLEPSPLKLNLLDNFGVKLVADQLSAYFILTNAIVTAAVIIYCWSSDKTYFFYAQILIIHGSLNAAFICADFISLYVALEVSGIAAFLLISYPRSDRSIWVGLRYLLISNTAMLFYLVGAVLVYEKHHAFNFAGLKDSPPEALALIFLGLLIKAGIFVSGLWLPLTHSESETPVSALLSGVVVKASVLPLLRCAVVSEEIEAIVRIFGVGTALMGVSYAVFEKDTKRMLAFHTISQLGFILAAPAVGGFYAMTHGLVKSSLFLMAGSLPSRSFKELKYKPINTKIWIPLVIASLSISGFPLLAGFGAKALTTKDLLPWQVICMNIAAVGTAISFAKFIFLPHTKDAEINTKPGFWIAITLLISGLFVGNIVYLEAYSLDKIIKALITIAIGWSIYHLIIKKVSVYIPRLFEQIEHLIGVMSLTLVLLFWMALA; encoded by the coding sequence ATGAATAACATTACTATTGTCTGGATTGCTATCCCATTTTTACTGGGATTTAGTATCTTTTTAGCTCCCAAAATTAACCGCCATTTGACATTGTGGGGGGTATTAGCATCTGCTGCCTACTCTATTCAATTATTTCTAGAACCATCACCATTAAAACTAAATTTACTGGACAATTTTGGTGTTAAATTAGTCGCTGATCAATTAAGTGCTTATTTTATTTTAACTAATGCTATAGTTACGGCTGCGGTAATTATTTATTGTTGGTCTAGTGATAAAACATATTTTTTCTATGCTCAAATTCTCATTATTCATGGTAGTTTAAATGCTGCTTTTATCTGTGCAGATTTTATTAGTTTATATGTAGCCTTAGAAGTTAGTGGTATTGCAGCTTTTTTATTAATTTCCTATCCCCGCAGCGATCGCTCAATTTGGGTAGGTTTACGCTATTTATTAATTAGCAACACCGCCATGTTATTTTATCTGGTTGGTGCAGTATTAGTTTACGAAAAACATCATGCCTTTAACTTTGCTGGTTTAAAAGATTCACCACCGGAAGCACTAGCATTAATTTTTCTAGGACTATTAATTAAAGCTGGTATTTTTGTCTCTGGTTTATGGCTACCTTTAACCCATTCTGAATCAGAAACACCAGTATCTGCATTGCTGTCAGGGGTTGTAGTTAAAGCTAGTGTTTTACCTTTATTACGCTGTGCTGTAGTGAGTGAAGAAATTGAAGCTATCGTCAGAATTTTTGGTGTAGGAACAGCTTTAATGGGTGTTTCCTATGCGGTATTTGAAAAAGATACCAAACGGATGTTAGCCTTTCATACTATTTCCCAGTTAGGTTTTATTCTCGCTGCACCAGCAGTAGGTGGATTTTATGCAATGACACATGGACTGGTAAAATCATCTTTATTTTTGATGGCAGGTTCTTTACCCAGTCGCAGTTTTAAAGAACTAAAATATAAACCTATTAATACAAAAATTTGGATACCTTTAGTTATAGCTAGTTTATCAATTTCTGGTTTTCCTTTATTAGCAGGTTTTGGTGCTAAAGCATTAACTACAAAAGATTTACTCCCTTGGCAAGTTATCTGCATGAATATTGCTGCTGTAGGTACAGCAATTTCCTTTGCTAAATTTATCTTTTTACCCCATACAAAAGATGCAGAAATTAACACTAAGCCGGGTTTTTGGATAGCAATTACATTATTAATTTCTGGTTTATTTGTAGGGAATATCGTCTATTTAGAAGCCTACAGTTTAGATAAAATTATCAAAGCACTGATCACTATAGCCATTGGTTGGTCAATATATCACCTAATTATCAAAAAAGTATCAGTTTATATTCCCCGTTTATTTGAACAGATTGAACATTTAATTGGGGTGATGAGTCTAACTTTAGTCCTCTTATTTTGGATGGCATTAGCATGA
- a CDS encoding cation:proton antiporter subunit C yields MLEACVLATILCGFFGIILKKNLVMKIISMDVMSTGVIAFYVLIASIEGLLTPIISEGKKATYADPVPQAVILTAIVIGFSIQALMLVGVMKLARDNPTLESSEIEKNNTP; encoded by the coding sequence GTGTTAGAAGCTTGTGTACTGGCAACAATACTATGCGGATTTTTCGGCATCATCCTCAAAAAAAATCTGGTGATGAAGATTATTTCTATGGATGTAATGAGTACAGGAGTAATTGCTTTTTATGTACTAATTGCATCAATAGAAGGTTTATTAACTCCCATTATTTCTGAAGGAAAAAAAGCTACTTATGCTGATCCAGTTCCTCAAGCTGTGATTTTAACAGCTATTGTAATTGGCTTTTCAATTCAGGCTTTAATGCTAGTTGGTGTGATGAAATTAGCAAGGGATAACCCCACTTTAGAAAGCAGCGAAATTGAGAAAAATAATACACCATGA
- a CDS encoding ATP-binding protein, translated as MLPLTAPDPIQDQKPVDFNLSTSLQLIGRSLEFERIVEILAQDGDLLITGVPGSGRRTLVKVAAQEVSAVVLDIDCIRATDGERFIQLLTEAVNQNWEADKIINWVKQNGSNFFIVSTESKLKLLRPLNQKQLWQAFIIVIELLQIMANSLEQRIVLILQSFPHLRSWDRQGLWESTLRKEIKSHPHVSYVLLATIAETNHQQYDSIFPLETIELAPLSRDVLALWAREILHTENIKFDPHSQALPIFLDAVQGNIGDAMALIRRLLILQHPQGLITEQQVKQVIEDILKDLSITYESLLMLLPPSQIHLLESLAVAPTDKPQSKEYIQKHGLSRGGSLQGALTGLQHKGLIYSAEQGYRLALPLLALWLKQRLS; from the coding sequence ATGCTTCCCCTAACAGCACCAGACCCAATTCAAGACCAGAAACCAGTGGATTTTAATTTGTCTACTTCCCTACAATTAATTGGTCGTTCTCTCGAATTTGAGCGGATTGTGGAAATACTTGCCCAGGATGGTGATTTACTGATTACAGGAGTACCGGGCAGTGGTAGACGCACTTTAGTGAAGGTGGCAGCCCAAGAAGTGAGTGCAGTTGTTTTAGATATAGACTGTATTCGGGCGACAGATGGGGAAAGATTTATACAACTACTCACGGAAGCAGTTAACCAAAACTGGGAAGCTGATAAAATCATCAATTGGGTTAAGCAAAATGGCAGTAATTTTTTTATTGTTAGCACTGAAAGTAAACTTAAATTATTACGTCCTCTCAATCAAAAACAGTTATGGCAAGCATTTATAATTGTGATTGAGTTGTTACAAATTATGGCTAATTCTCTAGAACAGAGAATTGTTTTAATTTTGCAAAGTTTTCCTCATCTGCGTTCGTGGGATCGTCAGGGTTTGTGGGAATCAACTTTAAGAAAAGAAATTAAATCTCATCCCCATGTTAGTTATGTTTTGTTAGCAACAATTGCTGAAACTAATCACCAACAATATGATAGTATTTTTCCTCTGGAAACTATAGAATTAGCACCTTTATCTAGAGATGTTTTAGCGTTATGGGCAAGGGAAATTTTACACACAGAAAATATTAAATTTGATCCTCATTCTCAGGCATTACCAATATTTTTAGATGCAGTGCAAGGAAACATTGGTGATGCTATGGCTTTAATCCGGCGGTTATTAATCTTGCAACATCCCCAAGGTTTGATTACTGAACAACAAGTCAAGCAGGTAATTGAAGATATTCTCAAAGATTTATCTATTACCTATGAATCTTTATTAATGTTATTACCACCTAGTCAAATTCATCTGTTAGAATCTTTGGCAGTTGCTCCTACAGATAAACCTCAAAGTAAAGAATATATTCAAAAGCATGGACTTTCACGAGGTGGAAGTTTACAAGGGGCTTTAACTGGTTTACAACATAAAGGTTTAATTTACAGTGCTGAACAAGGTTATCGGTTAGCTTTACCTTTATTAGCTTTGTGGTTAAAACAAAGGTTGAGTTAA